A genomic region of Noviherbaspirillum sp. L7-7A contains the following coding sequences:
- a CDS encoding response regulator — translation MHHPTRALIVDDDKEICTLLCTYLADFGIEARGVHDGAAMRRAIAEQTPDVIILDLMLPGEDGLALCRHLRATGNIPVIMLTARGEPADRVVGLELGADDYVVKPFDPRELVARIHTVLRRARGERAAPAGGDSERVSFEGWTLDVNTRELTTPRKMVVPLSNAEFRLLWTFIERPRRVLNRDQLMDAARGQASNAYDRSIDLLVSRLRQKLDDDPRDPRLLKTIRGEGYLFDARITR, via the coding sequence ATGCACCACCCTACCCGCGCCCTGATCGTCGATGACGACAAGGAAATCTGCACCCTGCTCTGCACCTACCTCGCCGACTTTGGCATCGAGGCGCGCGGCGTGCATGACGGCGCCGCGATGCGGCGCGCAATTGCCGAGCAGACGCCGGACGTCATCATTCTCGACCTGATGCTGCCCGGCGAGGATGGCCTGGCGCTGTGCCGCCATCTGCGCGCCACCGGCAATATCCCGGTCATCATGCTGACCGCCCGCGGCGAACCGGCCGACCGGGTGGTGGGCCTGGAACTCGGGGCGGACGACTATGTGGTCAAGCCCTTTGATCCGCGTGAACTGGTGGCGCGCATCCACACCGTGCTGCGACGCGCCCGCGGCGAACGCGCCGCGCCGGCCGGCGGCGACAGCGAGCGCGTCAGTTTCGAAGGCTGGACGCTGGACGTGAACACGCGCGAGCTGACGACGCCGCGCAAGATGGTGGTGCCGCTGTCGAATGCGGAATTCCGGCTGCTCTGGACCTTCATCGAACGACCGCGCCGGGTGCTCAACCGCGACCAGCTGATGGACGCGGCGCGCGGTCAGGCCAGCAATGCCTATGACCGCAGCATCGACCTCCTGGTGTCGCGGCTGCGCCAGAAACTCGACGACGACCCGCGCGACCCCAGGCTGCTCAAGACCATCCGTGGCGAGGGCTATCTGTTCGACGCCCGCATCACCCGATGA
- a CDS encoding metal-dependent hydrolase, with the protein MDNLSHSVASLLAGEIMHRSLPPEADENSHGLRRRLMLLTCALAGNFPDLDLVLTPLLPAPLGYLLHHRGHTHTLLYALPQMLLLAALTWALWPNARRLLRQSATARIGFLLALTTGFALHLLMDYLNSYGLHPFHPIDSRWVYGDMVFILEPVFWLAFGVPMIMSARRLAMRWLLLPMALVMAYLGWRGFLVWQSLAVLLAMMAALALAGTKSHDGRPRLAPLLAGVALGLGFIAVQASMSAQARQLVARHLQAADPQAVLLDAAMSPYPSNPACWNFVAVERTSGQLDFRVSRGIVSLAPSRLPVSACPPAFLEGALPADATAAIALQARHETPLARLRELAGKDCHFRDWMRFARMPWLERDSASDARYASSPRGNFSTLVLVEPGERGCERGVPQWGLPRADLLTAPAAGNTRPAPQN; encoded by the coding sequence ATGGATAATCTCAGCCATTCCGTCGCCAGCCTGCTTGCCGGTGAAATCATGCATCGCAGCCTGCCGCCGGAGGCCGATGAAAACAGCCATGGCCTGCGGCGTCGGCTGATGCTCCTCACCTGTGCGCTGGCTGGCAACTTTCCCGATCTCGACCTGGTGCTGACACCCTTGCTGCCGGCGCCGCTGGGCTATCTGCTGCATCACCGCGGCCATACCCATACCCTGCTTTACGCCTTGCCCCAGATGCTATTGCTGGCCGCGCTGACCTGGGCACTGTGGCCGAATGCACGGCGCCTGCTGCGTCAGAGTGCCACGGCGCGCATCGGTTTCCTGCTGGCGCTGACAACCGGGTTTGCGCTGCATCTTCTGATGGATTACCTCAACTCCTATGGGTTGCATCCGTTTCATCCGATCGATTCCCGCTGGGTGTACGGCGACATGGTATTCATCCTGGAACCGGTGTTCTGGCTGGCCTTCGGCGTGCCGATGATCATGAGCGCGCGCCGGCTTGCCATGCGCTGGCTGCTGCTGCCCATGGCGCTGGTCATGGCTTATCTCGGCTGGCGCGGCTTTCTGGTCTGGCAATCGCTGGCCGTGCTGCTGGCCATGATGGCAGCGCTGGCGCTGGCGGGAACGAAAAGCCATGACGGCCGGCCGCGGCTGGCGCCATTGCTGGCCGGCGTGGCGCTTGGCCTGGGCTTCATTGCGGTGCAGGCGAGCATGTCGGCGCAGGCGCGCCAGCTGGTGGCGCGCCATCTGCAGGCTGCCGACCCGCAGGCGGTATTGCTGGACGCGGCGATGTCGCCCTATCCATCCAATCCGGCTTGCTGGAATTTTGTCGCTGTTGAACGTACGTCAGGGCAGCTTGATTTCCGGGTCAGCCGGGGCATCGTCAGCCTGGCGCCGTCACGGCTGCCGGTATCGGCCTGTCCGCCGGCCTTCCTGGAAGGCGCGCTGCCGGCCGACGCCACTGCCGCCATCGCCCTGCAGGCCCGGCATGAAACGCCGCTGGCGCGCCTGCGTGAGCTGGCGGGCAAGGATTGCCACTTCCGTGACTGGATGCGCTTTGCGCGCATGCCCTGGCTGGAGCGCGACAGCGCCTCCGATGCCCGCTATGCCAGCAGCCCGCGCGGCAACTTTTCCACGCTGGTGCTGGTGGAGCCTGGCGAGCGTGGCTGCGAGCGCGGCGTGCCGCAGTGGGGACTGCCGCGCGCCGATCTGCTGACAGCGCCCGCGGCGGGCAATACCCGTCCGGCGCCGCAGAACTGA